One Eptesicus fuscus isolate TK198812 chromosome 13, DD_ASM_mEF_20220401, whole genome shotgun sequence genomic window, GCCTGTCAGGTCTTGGTCTGGCTGAAACCTTTTCCTCGCTTCTGCCCTCCAGACAGATCCGCAGAAGCAGGAATGTGGGCTTCATGAGTGAAATCTctgggcccagcagacagaggtCTGGGCCAGGGCCTATTTGAGGCAACACTAGGATATCTGTGATCCCGACTTTGCCTGTAGTGAAAGCTCTTCACAAAATATGGACGCCTTGGGCAGGAATTGCCCCTATTTGAGTACCTCCAGAGCTCACTATTTTCCCTCTTAGGGTTACTCTGGTCCTTGGTGAGGGAGGTGTTGCTGTCAGagagggtaggggtgggggtggtgagcaGGGAAACTGATGGGgcttctctctccttggcttagaTTCCGGCAGAGTTCCTCTATCTCGTCTTGTCCTGGTTGAAGGTGCCCCCTTCTCCAACGTTTCTTCATCTCCTGGAAGACGGCAGAAAATCGGCATCATGGTTGGGTTTAAGGCCACAGATGTGCCCCCTACTGCCACTGTGAAGTTCCTGGGGGCTGGCACAGCTGCCTGCATTGCCGATCTCATCACCTTTCCCCTGGATACTGCTAAAGTCCGGCTGCAGGTGAGGGGGTGAAGCCTAGGAATCCTGATGGTGTCTAGTCTGTTCCCTCCCAAGACGCAGACTCCTCAAGGGCCAGTGGGTTGTTTGGGACTGGAAACGTTGGAGCATGGGTATGCCAACCTGTCTATTCCTATACCTGTCTTGGCCTTGCAGATCcaaggagaaaagcagggggcaGTGCGAGCTGCAGCCAGTGTCCAGTACCGCGGCGTGCTAGGCACCATCCTGACCATGGCACGCACCGAGGGTCCCCGCAGCCTCTACAATGGGCTGGTCGCCGGCCTGCAGCGCCAGATGAGCTTTGCGTCTGTCCGCATCGGCCTCTATGACTCTGTCAAGCAGTTCTACACCAAGGGCTCTGAGCGTAAGTGTGGAGCGGGGCTGGAGGCTCCTTAGCCTTTTCTTCTCAGTAGTGATTGATCCTAGTTCATGTCGCTGCCTAGCTCCCTTAGGGCCCTGATTCTCAATGATTTCTGAGCTTTGGGGCTGTGCCAGCTCTGAGCAGGGCGTCCTCCCATGATGATCCTCACAACCACTCTGAGAGTAGGTGGTGTCCCGTGTTACAGATGAAGAGACAGGCTTGCTGGGGGTAGCATGGGAGGAAGGACTTAGCCAAGCGCACACAGagggaagcaaaaaaacacacccaggaCTTTAGCTTCCAAAGGCCAGCACTCTTGTTTCTTCTCAGCATGTCATGTCCACCCTCTGCTTCACACATTTGGAAAGTGAGGACCCAGATTAAAGGTTGACTTTTCCTAAGATCACCTGGCAGGGAGAAGTAGATCAAGTCTTATGTGTCCCAATCCTTGGAAAAGCCACTTCTCTCTGAACCTAGGTTTTCTCATTTGTCAAATGGAAATGACTGGTTTCTGAGGGCTATTGAGCAGGTTAAgtgaagtgaataaaaatattttatgaaagaaagCACTAAAGTCTCGTTTTGTCCTACTCCCTGCTGTGTCCCAGTGCCTAGCAAGTGGTAGACAAAGTAATACTTGGTTTGATGTGAGGACTTCTTAGAGGAAGAGCTGGTCTGGATCCTATTCCCAAAAGGCAAGAGAAGCTGTGTTTGGTGAGGAGAGGCAGAAAATGAGTGCAAGCCCAGCTGGACACTGTCCTTCTTGGTTCTTCCACAGATGCCGGCATCGGGAGCCGCCTCCTGGCAGGCAGCACCACGGGTGccctggctgtggctgtggcccagccCACGGATGTGGTGAAGGTCCGGTTCCAGGCTCAGGCCCGGGCTGGAGGTGGCCAGAGATACCAAAGTACTGTTGATGCCTACAAGACCATTGCCCGAGAGGAAGGGTTCCGGGGACTCTGGAAAGGTGTGTGCCAGatgtttcttctttccctttttttcttcttccttctcccctatTCCCTGGTCTCACACAGACACTCCTTCCTTCTGTAGGGACCTCTCCCAATATTGCCCGTAATGCAATTGTGAACTGTACTGAATTGGTGACCTACGACCTAATCAAGGATGCCCTCCTGAAGGCCAACCTCATGACAGGTGAGTCAGGGTAAATGATGCTGGGTCTCACCCTTCCCCCAGCTCAGGATCAGATGTGGTAATCTGGCTGCCCGAAAGCCACATCTTTTCATCCTCTTTCCTCTTGGCTTATAGAATGGGTTCCTCTCACTAGCATATTGAAGCCAAGTGGAATGAAGTTCCCACTTTGCACATTGAGGCTTTGAGGCAAGGCGGGCATAGTGACTTTAGGTTCTCAGGAGAGGTCTCAGTTggagtctctgtctctctaaaaccACAAGACCCTAGCTACTTAAATAACCTCTCTCCTTCTGGAATGATGGGGTGAGGAGTCCTGACCCCCTTGCCTGTTCCTCCTCCTCGACAGATGACCTTCCTTGCCACTTCACTTCTGCCTTCGGGGCAGGTTTCTGCACCACCATCATTGCCTCCCCTGTCGACGTAGTCAAGACGAGATACATGAACTCTGCCCTTGGCCAGTACAGCAGCGCTGGCCACTGTGCCCTCACCATGCTCCAGAAGGAGGGTCCCCGAGCCTTCTACAAAGGGTGAGCCTGtgatccaccccaccccacccgatTCCAGGCCTATTACACCTGGAACTGAGTGGCAACCAGGATCAAACTTTCTGATCATGGTCCTGGTATTTCATGGGCATTCTCTCATGCTCATAACTCCTTCCTCTCAGAGTTGCTGCCTGCTTTATGGGTGTTTAAATGGAGACTCAGGGCATTCTTGCTCACAGCCACACAGCTGTGAGGCTTTGGTCCCTGGGCCCTCCCAACCTCCTTTGGGACAAAGCACTGGGTTGGATTGGATGCCAGGGCCCAGTCGGGTGAGCAGGAGGTGGAGGTGCCCCTATGACCTGTGTTTTCTTCCCTCTAGGTTCATGCCCTCCTTCCTCCGTTTGGGCTCCTGGAACGTGGTGATGTTCGTCACCTATGAGCAGCTGAAACGGGCCCTCATGGCTGCCTGCACTTCCCGGGAGGCTCCCTTTTGAGCCTCTCCTGCTGCCAACCTGACCACCTCTGGCTTGGCTTCAGCTCCAGCCagccctcctttcctcttcccccccttcccttccctcactccccaccctttccttctcccttccctcaccccctctcccttccctcccctccctccccaccccttccttctcccatttctaccatctcccttccctctccccacatttttacctctcctccctacctcatccccccattgcctctcAGTCCTGGTGGAGTTGACCCCAGTTGACACTGTGGAGGCCTGTCACCAACCAGGATCCCAAGCCCCTCAGTCCCTTGAAAAGTTCAGCCCATCTCTTCATCTTGTTCCCAAGCGAAGCCAGCATGTCACCCATAAAACAAGCTCAATCTTGGTGTCTCCTCCCTCTCTTATAGCTGTTAGCAGAGATCTTAGTTTGATGGGCCCTTTTGGCACCTGGTGGCAGTGGGGAAGCCACCCTCACTTGGAAAGGGGCGGTGTAACCACTTTCCACCTCCAGTGTCTGATCTGGGGCCCATGGACGTCATCTAGTCTGTTCCTCTTTCCAGAACAGGCCTGGTGCTGAAGTAGCTTTGCTGTCACCAGGCTCCCTGAGCGTTCCCTCACCCAGTGCTTGGTACTCCAGCATTTGCCTTTCTAGCCCCTCAGCTGGCCCAGGCCTGCTGATCTGCACAATGAGTGTTCCTGTCTGCTCTCCATCTCCTGTGCTTCTTGGGAGATTGAGAGGAACTTGGGAGTCAGATGCTGTGggcttattttattccattttataaacGGGAAACCGACCTCCCCAAAGTCCCAGACCTAGTGAGGGCAAGTTGGGCTGCCTCCCATCC contains:
- the UCP2 gene encoding dicarboxylate carrier SLC25A8 → MVGFKATDVPPTATVKFLGAGTAACIADLITFPLDTAKVRLQIQGEKQGAVRAAASVQYRGVLGTILTMARTEGPRSLYNGLVAGLQRQMSFASVRIGLYDSVKQFYTKGSEHAGIGSRLLAGSTTGALAVAVAQPTDVVKVRFQAQARAGGGQRYQSTVDAYKTIAREEGFRGLWKGTSPNIARNAIVNCTELVTYDLIKDALLKANLMTDDLPCHFTSAFGAGFCTTIIASPVDVVKTRYMNSALGQYSSAGHCALTMLQKEGPRAFYKGFMPSFLRLGSWNVVMFVTYEQLKRALMAACTSREAPF